The genomic stretch CCGTAGATTACCAATTTCTGATCACTTCTCCCCCCTCTGACTGTCCACTGAAGCAGTAAAACTCTTCTTTTACCACTTCCTTCTTTCTCCTTTATCTAGTCGAAAATACACACCTCATAGACGTCCTTTTCGACTTTTTTGAGCCTAAGATAGGACAAAATATGGTCCCCCCAGCTAAGAAGCCTCGAATGGCAGGTATATTGAAATCCCTGCTTTCGTTTTTTCGACCCCACTGTTTATTTTACTATATATGTGCACCGTCCACGatccattttcaaattttaaaaatattaagctttgtttgggtggaccccactgtatattaTAGTACTTATGCACATGGTCCCCaattcaatttcatttttttaaaatgcttAATGGTATGGCATGTCCTGATAAATGAGCGAAATCAGGACTCAAATCGCCCACATTGAGAGTTGTTTAAACAAAGAATAAAATtagatatgaaactaaatgaagaGCATGAAAGTGACTGAGCACCGACTGAGTTAACAGATCGAGGACCCACTGAGTTATTCAATGCGCTTCAAACcatgttcatttccatgcatttcacgatcatcccaaacaattccgtgttgattcacggtcatttcgaggcatttcgcggtcaattcgcttcaaaccatgatcattctcatgcatttcacggtcatcccaaacaattccatgttgattcatggtcgtttcgaggcacttcgcggtcaattcccttcacttcgcggtcagttgcatgcattttgcgatcaattcgcttcaattcacgatcattcctatgcatttcacggtcatcccaaacaattccgtgttgattcacggtcgtttcgaggcatttcgcaatcaattcccctcacttcacggtcatttgcatgcatttcgcggtcaaatcgcttcaaaccatgatcattcccatgcatttcactgtcatcccaaacaattccgtgttgattcacggtcgtttcgaggcatttcgcggtcaattcccggTCATTCTCCTTCacatcatggtcaattccatgcttttcatGGACAATACCCTTCACACCACGTTCAATTCCACCTATTTCACAGACAATTTCCTTCacctcacggacaattccatgcatttcatggtcaatccccttcacttaacggtcGATTACAGTCCTTAGACAAATCCGCACATGGTCAAATTCATGACGTTCATggccaaaatgcaacatataactctGAAATTGACCCATATCTTAGTGAAATTGGCCGTGAAGTTGTTGAATGTGACCCATGAGATGACCATTTGACATGAAATTCTTCAAAATGCCCGATTGACTGCTTGATATTGACATTTTTTTGACTGCCAACCTTGATATAAATTTACCAAGAACTGTATGAAATACACTGACAAATGAGTGAAAGAGgcccaaaacttgtgaaaattcactaATAAGTCTTGTACTTTCATTTGGAATTCGCCAAAAACTGACCGCTAACTCGATATAGTCACACCatactttatgaattttcaccacaGTAAGTCAACTTTTACATTATGTGTCGTTAAATACAGAATGTTATCGTTGATTTAATTTCTAATTCATCATTGCAGATGACAAACCCTTGCATAAGGGATTTGGCGAGTCGGCCCCTACCATCTCATGCAGATGTtcattgacatggtggtttgatagtgtgaagagggggttggagaagaataacactagattaaatatatttaggcagaccccattctcatttttattagACATTCCATCATTCAGGTTTATAGGAGCCATTTTTCACGCACTTATTAACAGATATATAGGCAACCTTGTATTCAAGATACAGGGGAACCGTATAAAATTTACCAAGATGGACTTCACCCTAATAACAGGGCTGAAGACTAGTGATCTCTATATACCCAATATCCATTGTTCGAAGAAGtcattaagagacaaatacttcccTACATATCCTATCCTAAAGAAGCATGTACAGGAGGtgttcaataggatagttgatagCAATGAGCACAAAGATGTCGTGAAGTTAGCCCTAATATTATGTgtagagtggtttgttaggggTACCGACACGAAAATTAAATGCTGTAAAGAGTTTATTGACCTTGTCGACTCATTGgaagactttaatatctacccCTGGGGTAGTTTGGCCTACCAAACGATGACAGAAGGGATCGAGAATGCCTTCATGGCATCCCAAGGGCCTCATTATAATGTCACCGGTTGCATTTTTCCCCTACAAGTACGGATTCTTTCCTGGTCTATTTTAATTCATAGTTTATAGCAAAATATATTTAATCTTGTTATTTCATTGTAACAGATATGGGCCGTTGAGAGAGTACCAGCTCTCCAACAATGTATAATTTCATACGTTCCCTTCCAATTTCcacgaatcatacaatatcggggaTGGAAGCTTCCGaggtataagaagattcatgaaatTATAGAGAGCAAAGATGTAAGTCAATTTCTATGAAACTAAGTGGTCACTCATTTAactatatatatttatgtgtgtgtgtctCTGTGTGTTTGCGTATGTGTTTCTGTAGCCAGAAAATGAAGATGTTCTCTTGCAGGCTAAGATCATTGTTAACTTAGAGCCAACCACAGAGGAGTTGGAAACAGAGTCCGTTCGTTTGGCCCGTGATATATTTGATGTAAGATGTCAGAAACGTCttcctttatgttgatattttatatttaatttgacaTGTTATATAACTGATACATACATTGCTTCATTCTGTAGAGcactaaagatgaagatgatgaagttatGGAGGAGAAATCGGGACAGGGAGAGGGTGAAGAGGGTGGAGAGGGAGAAGGGGGAGAGGAAGACAGTACTGgtgatggagagggagagggagcggaGTTGCAACTCACTGGGGAGTCGATGGAAGATAGGGAGGAGCTGGAGGCGCAGAGGCttcagttggagagagagagggaagagttgaagcttcTCGAACGCacactaaaagagagagaagaatcgattaagagggagagagaagtagtaCTTAATGAGGTTGAACTAATGCTGAaactgaaagaagctttgaggttAGAGAAGGAGGAGTTGAATGAGATGGAggttttgaagaaggagagggaaatgctgctgagggagaaggaagaattgaagaaggagagggaagagttggaggagggtaaagtggagttgaagaagcagatggaGGCATTTCGTATAGAGAAGATTCGGTTCTGGAAGGAGGACTGTGAGAATCAGAAGAAAGAGTCTGAGAAGGAGGACGAGGATGCGTTGGGCGTTGATATACGTGAGAAATCACTGCAATCCATTCCAGTATATACGAGGAGACCTAAGAGGGTGCTGAAGCCGTCTGTCTACAAGTGTTCTCCATTCATTTCTATCTCTGCCGTGCAAACCACTCCAAGCAACGCCGCCAACGATGAGAAACAGAGAAAATTTCCGACTTCTCCGATACCCCTTCAGGCCATGATCGATCCACTTAGGGTAATATCGCAGGACGAACTCCATGAATTGGAAAGCTGAGCCAACGCAAACAAAGAATCACTTGAATTTCGATGGTTCAAGACCATTTGGGAGAAGAATGCTTAGGTTGACAGCGTGGTAAGaaaatcacacacatacatacatggtttttttcagaatttgtatATAAAAGAGTATAggttaattttctttctttattgattaggctattgacAAGCGTGGTAAGaaaatcacacacatacatacgtCGATTTCTTGGAGAGAAGTCACCGATCATTTCTTCTATTATATACAaaggattgcaagttctgtctCACATATTTCCTGGTGACTGTATGATTTGGATCATGGTTAATATGTTATTccattatatgatatatgttctaatttaCTATGTTGTTTATAATAGCCATGTATCGGCATGCAAATGTCGACATTACGAATATATTAGGATGTTGGCAGTGACGATTCACGTTTATTATTTGAAGGGCTAGAAAAACTCTCTCCTATTAGCATTGTCAAGCCgcatgaggggcagaaggccatGTGGCAACATGAAGAGGTAATGGTGTCGTTACAAGTTATCAATGCTAGGTATACCCAAATCTAAAATTTCTGGATATTGATATCTTATCTTGCCAAACATGGACAGGCATATGTACCAGTCAATCACGCCAACAGTCATTGGTACCTGATGGTCATCCACCCTCGAGACCGAGAAATCATTATACTTGACAGTTTATACTCGAGAGCACTCAATCGATACAGGCAACATACTGATCTGATGAAGGAGGCTTTGCCTATATTATTTTACGCCACTGGAGATAGGGCTGAGCTGCAAGGAAATGCTTGGACGGTCAGAGAAGATACCTCTATACCAAAGCAGACGAACGGATATGACTGtggcatttttgtcatgaaatatatcgaCATTTTGTGCAGCGACCACATTTTGACAGGGAGAGACTTGCAGCCATTCACTTCCAGCTTTAGGGAGTCAATAGCCTATGATTGCCTTAGTGAGTTgaaaatatgatatatttgtcttaGGCTTGAGAGGAAtctcaaaattttgtgaaatgttgtaaatGATGTACGGTAAAACATTCATGGTGAAAGGATgtaaatgatgtgttgtatattttgtcataaatttgaaggAAATGATGTATTTGTAATATTGTTTTCATTATGAATGGTGAAGACAACATTTTGCAGTAAATGATATCTTTTCTTCacacatcacggtcatttcccacctattccatgttcattcacggtcattccctcctattccatcttgattcacggtcctttcggcttatttcacggtcatgcccttcACGtcacatcaatttttatttttactttatttattttattattttatgaagAGACGTTTATTGTACACTCACACAATTAAACAAATCTATACATAAAGAACAGATCAGGTTATCTGTGCCCTTCATTTAGTTCAAAATAGTAAAGATATAAGAGGGTTCTGTGCTAATTTATACTACAAAAATGTAtaaaaatgcctcgaaacgaccgtgaatcaacacggaattgttttggatgaccgtgaaatgcatgggaatgatcatggtttgaagcgaattgaccgcgaagtgcatgcaactgaccgtgaagtgaagggaattaactgtgaaatgcctcgaaatgaccgtgaatcaacacggaattgtttggaacgagagtgaaatgcatgggaatgatcatggtttgaagcgaattgacctcgaaatgcatgcaaatgaccgtgaagtgaagggaattgaccgcgaaatgcctcgaaacgaccgtgaatcaacacggaattgttttggacgaccgtgaaatgcatgggaatgatcatggtttgaagtgatttgaccgcgaaatgcatgcaaatgaccgtgaagtgaagggaattgaccgcgaaatgcctcgaaacgaccgtgaatcaacacggaattgtttgggatgaccgtgaaatgcatgggaatgatcatggtttgaagcgaattgacagcgaaatgcatgcaactgaccgtggagtgaagggaattgaccgcgaaatgcctcgaaacgaccgtgaatcaacacggaattgttttggatgaccgtgaaatgcatgggaatgatcatggtttgaagcgaattggccgcgaagtgcatgcaatcgtgaagtgaagggaattgccggaattgactcGAAatgcgtgaatcaacacggaattattttgagaatgatgaaatgcatgggaatgatcatggtttgaagcgatttggcacgaaatgcatgcaagtgaccgtgctgaagggaattgacgcgaaatgcctcgaaacgccgtgaatcaacacgtaattgtttgggatgacagggaaTTGCTTggtaatgatcatggtttgatgcTATTTTACGGGGAATTGCTTGCaactgaccgtgcagtgaagggaattgaccgcgaaatgcctcgaaacgaccgtgaatcaacacggaattgttttggatgaccgtgaaatgcatgggaatgatcatggtttgaagcgaattgaccgcgaagtgcatgcaactgaccgcgaagtgaagggaattgaccgcgaaatgcctcgaaacgaccgtgaatcaacacggaattattttggatgaccgtgaaatgcatgggaatgatcatggtttgaagcgatttgaccgcgaaatgcatgcaaatgaccgtgaagtgaagggaattgaccgcgaaatgcctcgaaacgaccgtgaatcaacacggaattgttttggatgaccgtgaaatgcatgggaatgatcatggtttgaagcgatttgaccgcgaagtgcatgcaaatgaccgtgaagtgaagggaattgaccgcgaaatgcctcgaaacgaccgtgaatcaacacggaattgttttggacgaccgtgaaatgcatgggaatgatcatggtttgaagcgatttgaccgcgaagtgcctgCAAGTGACCGTGCAACTTAAgaaactagaagaagcacactataaacacaacttggataacatggagtgtgtaccaacacgggcgtgtactaacaagctaacctataaaagcaaacaaaaaaaaatatttcaaacacgttagaaaaaaaaatacaaaaaaattacacttcgatatatcgaatgtaacatgatatatcgaaactcatcgatataatcgaaacttaATCGATTAATTCTatagtaagttgtcgattatatcaaaatgtagtcgatataatattagtaggtcatccttataaccgaccgatatatcgacacatgttcgattgatcgaaaatggtcacacactgtccagcgacatAATGcgttttaaattgtattatcgatatagtCGAGTACATGTCGTTATATCTAagtatcgatatatcgaatagtattcgatatatcgactatagttcgatatatcgataagttTCAGAAAATGTCCAGCTTCTGATAGTGGTATGGGCTTTATGCAAGGGCTTAATGGAGATGATCGTGGTAACAATCAATAatatttacaaccttaacctGACAAGCAATAGTATTTGGAGTGCACAAGCAATGAGATGCCCTTTTCGCTGTTAATGTAAAATTTCGGTTGAAATTCAGATGACACACACAAACATGTTGATGGTTCGAAATTATTTAAGGAGACCTTTTGCGACGATGTATCATAAAAGGTGTCCCTAGGCATGGCATTTCTTACAGATGGAGTTGAGTGGAacctttttcttttgtattttttgcATTGAAGCTCGAAGGTTTACTTTCACCATCATTAAATTACCTTTGATTCACTAATGACCGCACTTTTTTCATACTTCTCCTAACCCACAATATTGCAAGATATCAGCCACTGCCTTTCACTGTAAACACACTGTATCGAGATCATCGATATCGATTCAAAATACGAAAAACtttcatggtttgaagcgatttgaccacgaagtgcctgcaaatgaccgcgaagtgaagggaattgaccgcgaaatacctCGAAACGATCCTGAATCAACACGAaaatgtttgggatgaccgtgaaatgcatgggaatgatcatggtttgaagtaatttgaccgcgaagtgactgCAAatgccgtggagtgaagggaattggccggaattgaccgtgatgcacgtgaatcaacacggaatttttgggatgaccgtaaagtgcatgggaatgatcatggtttgaagcgaattgacgcgaaatgcatgcaaatgaccgtgaagtgaagggaattgccgAAATTGACCTGAAatgcgtgaatcaacacggaattattttggatgatgtgaaatgcatgagaatgatcatggtttgaagcgaattggccgtgaagtgaagggaattaacggCGAAAgccgaaacgatcgtgaatcaacacggaattgttttggatgccgtgaaatgcatgggaatgatcatggtttgaagcgatttgactacgaaatgcatgcaactatgaagtgaagggaattgacgcgaaatgcctcgaaagcagtgaatcaacacggaattgttttggacgcgtgaaatgcatgggaatgatcatggtttgaagcgatttgcgcGCGAACTGCAtgcaaatgaccttgaagtgaagggaattggcgaaatgcctcgaaacgaccgtgaatcaacacgaattgttttggatgaccatgaaatgcatgggaatgatcatggtttgaagcgattttaCCTCGaattgcatgcaaatgaccgggaagtgaagggaattgaccgcgaaatgcctctaaacgaccgtgaatcaacacggaattgttttggatgaccgtgaaatgcatgggaatgatcatggtttgaagcatgcaattgaccgtgaagtgaagggaattgaccgcgaaatgcctcgaaacgaccgtgaatcaacatggaattattttggatgaccgtgaaatgcatgagaatgatcatggtttgaagcgatttgaccgaaatgcatgcaagtgaccatgaagtgaagggaattgaccgcaaaatgcctcgaaacgaccgtgaatcaacacagaattattttgtatgatcgtgaaatgcatgggaatgatcgtggtttgaagcgatttgatcgaaatgcatgcaaatgccgtgaagtgaaggaattgaggaaatgcctcgaaacgacgtgaatcaacacggaattgttttggaccgtgaaatgcatgggaatgatcatggtttgaagcgatttggcgaaatgcatgcaaatgaccttgaagtgaagggaattgaacacAAAATGCCTCAAAtggcagtgaatcaacacggaattattttggatgaccgtgaaatgcatgggaatgatcatggtttgaagtgatttgtgCGTGGAAATGCATgcgtgaagtgaagggacatggacgcgaaatgcctcgaaacgaccgtgaatcaacatggaattgttttggatacgtgaaatgcatgggaatgatcatggtttgaagcgatttgactatgaaatgcatggaaatgaccggaagtgaagggaattgaccgcgaaatgccttgaaacgaagtgaagggaattgaccgcgaaatgtctcaaaactcaccgtgaatcaacatggaattgttttgggacggccgtgaaatgcatgggaatgatcacggtttgaagcgatttcaccgcatgaaatgcatgcaaatgaccttgaagtgaagggaattgacgaaatgcatggaaacgaccttgaatcaacacggaattgttttggatgagccgtgaaatgcatgggaatgatcatggtttgaagcgatttgaccgcgaaatgcatgcaaatgaccgtgaagtgaagggaattgaccacgaaatgcctcgaaagcgacagtgaatcaacacggaattattttggatcgtgaaatgcatgagaatgataaTGGTTTGAAgcgtttgaccgcgaagtgcatgcaagtgACCgcgaagtgaggggaattgaccgcgaaaagcCTCGAAAATcattgtgaatcaacacggaatattttggatgaccgtgaaatgcatgggaatgatcatggtttgaagcgatttgaaaGCAAAAAATTTTccaagtgaagtgaagggaattgacgcgaaatgccttgaaacgaccgtgaatcaacacggaattgttttttggacgagcgtgaaatgcatgggaatgatcatggtttgaagcgatttgtgcgtgcgaatgcatgcaaatgaccttgaagtgaagggaattgaccacgaaatgcctcgaaacgaccatgaatcaacacggaattatttgggaccgtgaaatgcataggaatgatcatggtttgaagcgatttgaccgcgaaatgcatgcaaatggccgtggagtgaagggaattgaccgcgaaatgcctcgaaacgaccgtgaatcaacacaattgttttgaaatgcatgggaatgatcatggtttgaagcgatttgaccgtgaaatgcatgcaaatgaccttgaagtgaagggaattgaccgcgaaatgcgtcaaacgaccgtgaatcaacacaattgttttggatgaccgtgaaatgcatgagaatgatcttggtttgaagcgatttgaccgccgAATGCCTGCAagtgaccgcgaagtgaagggaattgaccgcgaaatgcctcgaaacgacagtgattcaacacggaattgttttgggatgaccatgaaatgcatgggaatgatcatggt from Magnolia sinica isolate HGM2019 chromosome 17, MsV1, whole genome shotgun sequence encodes the following:
- the LOC131230576 gene encoding uncharacterized protein LOC131230576; protein product: MTEGIENAFMASQGPHYNVTGCIFPLQIWAVERVPALQQCIISYVPFQFPRIIQYRGWKLPRYKKIHEIIESKDPENEDVLLQAKIIVNLEPTTEELETESVRLARDIFDSTKDEDDEVMEEKSGQGEGEEGGEGEGGEEDSTGDGEGEGAELQLTGESMEDREELEAQRLQLEREREELKLLERTLKEREESIKREREVVLNEVELMLKLKEALRLEKEELNEMEVLKKEREMLLREKEELKKEREELEEGKVELKKQMEAFRIEKIRFWKEDCENQKKESEKEDEDALGVDIREKSLQSIPVYTRRPKRVLKPSVYKCSPFISISAVQTTPSNAANDEKQRKFPTSPIPLQAMIDPLRVISQDELHELES